In a single window of the Pedococcus dokdonensis genome:
- a CDS encoding NBR1-Ig-like domain-containing protein has product MGDRTTTMRAQAIEGFAATLADLRDAAGRPSFRVMAGRSKAISHTTLHEAVHGNRLPSWATTAEFVKACGADPGLYREQWARASCAVAAVTHGAVKPAETAVDGPEHDSSEAVPTTSRPEPTARWWRRDRRVLLGAAATVFAVASGLGVTWSAHGQADPPARPARGPVAADCPVHQQNPPAAAPTHRGDRATFVSDVTLGDCSHVPAGQVVTKVWRLKNAGSVPWVGYTLRRIDLPQGRDQCQTIPDVTVSDTAPGAQVDVAVGVTLPSRPTFCLVRFKLVDAAGQVAFPGSRPVTLQVIVDPRRSPEAQVVRSGS; this is encoded by the coding sequence GTGGGGGACCGTACGACGACCATGAGGGCGCAGGCCATCGAGGGGTTTGCCGCCACGCTCGCAGACCTGCGCGACGCGGCGGGACGACCGTCGTTCAGGGTGATGGCCGGGCGCTCGAAGGCCATCTCGCACACCACCTTGCACGAAGCGGTGCACGGCAACCGGCTGCCGAGCTGGGCCACGACAGCAGAGTTCGTCAAGGCCTGTGGTGCCGACCCCGGGCTCTACCGCGAGCAGTGGGCCAGGGCCAGCTGCGCTGTCGCGGCCGTCACGCACGGGGCCGTGAAGCCGGCCGAGACGGCGGTCGACGGGCCCGAGCACGATTCGTCCGAAGCCGTGCCGACCACCTCCCGGCCCGAGCCCACCGCGCGCTGGTGGCGTCGAGATCGCCGGGTCCTGCTGGGAGCGGCTGCGACCGTGTTCGCGGTGGCCTCCGGCCTCGGCGTCACGTGGTCGGCCCACGGCCAGGCTGACCCGCCGGCACGACCTGCCCGAGGTCCGGTGGCCGCGGACTGCCCGGTGCACCAGCAGAACCCGCCCGCGGCCGCACCGACCCACCGAGGTGATCGCGCGACCTTCGTCTCGGACGTCACCCTGGGCGACTGCAGCCACGTGCCGGCGGGCCAGGTGGTGACGAAGGTGTGGCGCCTCAAGAACGCCGGCTCGGTCCCGTGGGTCGGCTACACGCTGCGCCGCATCGACCTGCCGCAGGGACGCGACCAGTGCCAGACCATCCCCGACGTCACGGTCTCCGACACGGCGCCGGGGGCGCAGGTCGACGTGGCCGTGGGTGTCACCCTGCCGAGCCGCCCGACGTTCTGCCTCGTGCGGTTCAAGCTCGTGGACGCCGCCGGCCAGGTGGCCTTCCCGGGGAGCCGGCCGGTCACCTTGCAGGTCATCGTGGACCCGCGCCGGAGCCCGGAGGCGCAGGTCGTGCGGTCCGGCTCCTGA
- a CDS encoding sensor histidine kinase yields the protein MRVTGPARRGTLERRTAALMAAVVTIAVVVAGLVSVGLVRGAAEGEARKALRSKADLVTAVLEASRPVDITPALRVVRQQDTPVAWQGPGGRLAGDALARTAYTRLPQAQRTASGSHTLRIDGRKVLVEVRPLSTGATVVFAERASLATGQSLRLLNRVLLALVIGLVLAVLASVLFARRLAAPLRSTAAAAHRMASGERAVRVVPGGPTEVAETGESVNALAEALEHSERRQREFLLSVSHELRTPLGAVKGFAEGLQDGVITGDAVPAAGRTIVAESARLERLVADLLDLARLGADDFRFDEVELDLREFVDQAAQVWGERCRREGVLFSVERPSGPVSVRSDPVRLRQVVDGLAENALRVTDAGAPLVLALRTRDGRAVLEVRDGGPGLTDDDMAVAFERSELYQRYRGVRRVGTGLGLALVKALVDGLGGTITVERAVAEGGTCFRVELPSG from the coding sequence ATGAGGGTGACAGGTCCAGCCCGGCGGGGCACGCTCGAGCGGCGCACCGCCGCCCTGATGGCTGCGGTCGTCACGATCGCGGTCGTCGTCGCCGGCCTGGTGTCGGTGGGGCTGGTGCGTGGCGCCGCCGAGGGTGAAGCACGAAAAGCGTTGCGCAGCAAGGCTGATCTGGTGACGGCAGTCCTCGAGGCGAGTCGCCCCGTCGACATCACGCCGGCCCTCCGGGTGGTCCGACAGCAGGACACCCCGGTGGCCTGGCAGGGGCCGGGAGGTCGGTTGGCGGGCGACGCCCTGGCGCGCACCGCATACACCCGGCTGCCGCAGGCGCAGCGGACGGCGAGCGGCTCCCACACCCTGCGCATCGACGGCCGGAAGGTGCTGGTCGAGGTGCGACCGCTGTCGACCGGCGCGACGGTCGTCTTTGCCGAGCGGGCCAGCCTGGCCACCGGCCAGAGCCTGCGCCTGCTCAACCGGGTGCTGCTCGCCCTGGTGATCGGACTGGTCCTCGCGGTGCTCGCCTCGGTGCTGTTCGCGCGACGCCTCGCGGCACCTCTGCGCAGCACCGCTGCCGCGGCGCACCGGATGGCCTCCGGCGAGCGGGCCGTGCGCGTCGTGCCCGGCGGACCGACCGAGGTTGCCGAGACGGGGGAGTCCGTCAACGCGCTCGCCGAGGCGCTGGAGCACAGCGAGCGACGGCAGCGCGAGTTCCTGCTGTCGGTGTCGCACGAGCTGCGCACGCCGCTCGGGGCGGTCAAGGGCTTCGCCGAGGGCCTGCAGGACGGGGTGATCACCGGGGACGCCGTGCCCGCCGCGGGACGGACGATCGTGGCCGAGTCGGCCCGGCTCGAACGCCTCGTCGCCGACCTGCTCGACCTCGCCAGGCTCGGCGCCGACGACTTCCGGTTCGACGAGGTGGAGCTCGACCTGCGTGAGTTCGTCGACCAGGCCGCACAGGTGTGGGGCGAACGGTGTCGCCGCGAAGGGGTGCTGTTCTCGGTCGAGCGGCCGTCGGGGCCGGTGTCCGTCCGGAGCGATCCGGTGCGGCTCCGGCAGGTGGTCGACGGTCTCGCGGAGAACGCCCTGCGGGTCACCGACGCCGGCGCCCCGCTGGTGCTCGCGCTGCGCACCCGGGACGGGCGTGCCGTGCTGGAGGTCCGCGACGGCGGCCCGGGACTGACCGACGACGACATGGCGGTGGCGTTCGAGCGGTCCGAGCTCTACCAGCGCTACCGCGGCGTCCGCCGCGTCGGCACCGGTCTCGGGCTGGCCCTGGTGAAAGCCCTCGTGGACGGTCTCGGCGGCACCATCACGGTCGAGCGGGCGGTGGCCGAGGGCGGCACCTGCTTCCGCGTCGAGCTGCCCAGCGGGTGA
- a CDS encoding response regulator transcription factor: MTTTPGVTSRVLLVEDEPALAELARLYLERDGHRVDVVTDSDAALSAVARRDHDLVLLDIGLPGSVDGIEVCRRMRSGDDWTPVIFVTARDDEVDRIIGLELGADDYVTKPYSPRELASRVRALLRRQHRAAQSAGQEPRTLTVGPLVLETDTRRGRLHDRPIPLTTTEFDLLAHLMARPGRVYTRGELLTAVWDYPADDPTRTVDVHIAQLRAKLGGDSPIRTVRGVGYSVERP, encoded by the coding sequence ATGACCACGACACCGGGGGTGACCTCGCGCGTGCTGCTCGTCGAGGACGAGCCGGCGCTCGCCGAGCTGGCCCGGCTCTACCTGGAGCGCGACGGTCACCGGGTCGACGTGGTGACCGACTCCGACGCGGCGCTGAGCGCGGTGGCGCGTCGCGACCACGACCTGGTGCTGCTCGACATCGGGCTGCCGGGCAGTGTGGACGGCATCGAGGTGTGCCGCCGGATGCGCTCGGGAGACGACTGGACCCCGGTGATCTTCGTGACCGCCCGCGACGACGAGGTCGACCGGATCATCGGGCTCGAGCTCGGCGCCGACGACTACGTCACCAAGCCCTACTCGCCGCGCGAGCTTGCCTCGCGGGTCCGCGCCCTGCTGCGGCGCCAGCACCGAGCCGCGCAGTCGGCTGGGCAGGAGCCGCGCACCCTCACGGTGGGACCGCTCGTCCTCGAGACCGACACCCGCCGAGGGCGCCTGCACGACCGCCCGATCCCCCTGACGACGACGGAGTTCGACCTGCTCGCCCACCTGATGGCCAGGCCCGGACGGGTCTACACCCGCGGCGAGCTGCTGACCGCGGTGTGGGACTACCCGGCCGACGACCCCACCCGCACCGTCGACGTCCACATCGCCCAGCTGCGTGCGAAGCTCGGTGGTGACAGCCCGATCCGCACCGTGCGTGGGGTCGGCTACAGCGTCGAGCGGCCATGA
- a CDS encoding quinone oxidoreductase family protein, with protein MTSTTARALVVPRNGDSSVLEVQDVEVSPPGAGEVQVEVAAVGVNFIDVYQRQGVYPLPTPFVSCSEGAGTVTAVGSGVTDVAVGDRVAWGSGLGAGATVVNRAADTLVPVPDGLDLDVAAAAMLQGMTAHYLVNSTYAVGPGTTALVHAAAGGVGQLLVQMVKAKGGRVVATAGSPDKLEIARRLGADAVVNYRESDDLAAQVRDANGGNGVDVAYDGVGKATFDASLASLRPRGLMVLFGGASGQVPPFDIQRLNALGSLFLTRPTLGSYTATREELLERGTSVLRDLAAGRLALEVGGRYPLADAAAAYDDLEARRTTGKLLLVP; from the coding sequence ATGACCTCGACCACCGCCCGCGCCCTCGTCGTTCCCCGCAACGGTGACTCCTCGGTCCTGGAGGTCCAGGACGTGGAGGTGTCACCTCCGGGGGCCGGCGAGGTGCAGGTCGAGGTGGCGGCGGTGGGCGTCAACTTCATCGACGTCTACCAGCGACAGGGCGTCTATCCCCTCCCGACACCGTTCGTCTCGTGTTCGGAGGGCGCCGGCACCGTGACCGCCGTCGGGTCGGGGGTCACCGACGTGGCGGTCGGTGACCGGGTCGCCTGGGGCAGCGGGCTGGGTGCCGGCGCGACGGTCGTCAACCGCGCCGCCGACACCCTCGTCCCGGTGCCCGACGGGCTCGACCTCGATGTCGCCGCGGCGGCGATGCTCCAGGGCATGACGGCGCACTACCTCGTCAACTCCACGTATGCCGTGGGGCCCGGCACCACCGCCCTTGTCCACGCCGCGGCGGGCGGGGTCGGGCAGCTGCTCGTGCAGATGGTCAAGGCCAAGGGCGGACGCGTGGTGGCCACCGCGGGGTCCCCGGACAAGCTCGAGATCGCCCGGCGGCTGGGAGCCGACGCGGTGGTGAACTACCGCGAGTCGGACGACCTCGCGGCGCAGGTGCGGGACGCCAATGGCGGCAACGGAGTCGACGTCGCGTACGACGGCGTGGGCAAGGCGACCTTCGACGCGTCGCTGGCCTCGCTCCGGCCGCGCGGGCTGATGGTGCTCTTCGGTGGGGCGAGCGGACAGGTGCCGCCGTTCGACATCCAGCGGCTCAACGCGCTCGGGTCGCTCTTCCTCACCCGGCCCACCCTCGGCAGCTACACCGCGACGCGCGAGGAGCTGCTCGAACGCGGCACCTCGGTGCTGCGCGACCTCGCTGCCGGACGGCTCGCGCTCGAGGTGGGTGGCCGCTACCCCCTGGCTGACGCGGCCGCGGCATACGACGACCTCGAAGCCCGCCGCACCACCGGCAAGCTCCTCCTCGTCCCCTGA
- a CDS encoding nuclear transport factor 2 family protein, whose amino-acid sequence MENNHKTQSLPATIRTFLDAQEVRDPEAALALFVEGAVISDVGESFAGGEGIRRFIVEAGAEFTLTTEITDVRQDGPVWVVSEHLEGDFPGGKADLDYRFTLEGDRISRLDIVLG is encoded by the coding sequence ATGGAAAACAACCACAAGACCCAGTCCCTGCCCGCCACGATCCGCACCTTCCTGGACGCCCAGGAGGTCCGCGACCCCGAGGCCGCCCTCGCCCTCTTCGTCGAGGGCGCCGTCATCTCCGACGTCGGCGAGTCCTTCGCCGGCGGGGAGGGAATCCGCCGCTTCATCGTCGAGGCCGGCGCGGAGTTCACCTTGACCACCGAGATCACCGACGTCCGACAGGACGGACCCGTCTGGGTGGTCAGCGAGCACCTGGAGGGCGACTTCCCCGGCGGGAAGGCGGACCTCGACTACCGCTTCACGCTCGAAGGCGACCGCATCTCGCGGCTCGACATCGTCCTCGGCTGA
- a CDS encoding MerR family transcriptional regulator, with translation MLAIGEFSRMTHLSVRTLRRYHEAGLLEPDVVDPSSGYRYYSTDQIPVAQVIHRLRELEVPLTDVQRILRSPDPDQRAALVAEHVGRLESELARTRAAVVSLRRLLAPEPAPLEVEVRAEPATTVAAVEDLVDEPDVSAWYAGAMAELDAVVGPTPEHGPPGGLYDNALFERGRGRLVVYRPTPEPPTRGRVHPVTLPAVELVVTIHEGEHDSVEVTYGQLGTWVASNALTVDGPVRERYLVGPRDTPDPAAWRTEIGWPVFRVGSSGHS, from the coding sequence ATGTTGGCGATCGGCGAGTTCTCGCGCATGACCCACCTCAGCGTGCGCACGTTGCGCCGCTACCACGAAGCAGGGCTGCTCGAGCCGGACGTGGTGGACCCCTCCAGCGGCTACCGCTACTACTCGACCGACCAGATCCCGGTCGCCCAGGTGATCCACCGGTTGCGCGAGCTCGAGGTCCCGCTGACCGACGTGCAGCGCATCCTCCGCTCGCCCGACCCCGATCAAAGAGCCGCGCTCGTGGCCGAGCACGTCGGCCGCCTCGAGTCGGAGCTGGCGCGCACGCGCGCCGCGGTCGTCTCGCTGCGGCGGCTGCTCGCCCCGGAACCCGCGCCCCTGGAGGTCGAGGTGCGCGCGGAACCCGCGACGACCGTGGCGGCGGTCGAGGACCTCGTCGACGAGCCGGACGTCTCGGCCTGGTATGCCGGCGCGATGGCCGAGCTCGACGCGGTGGTCGGCCCCACGCCGGAGCACGGACCGCCCGGCGGGCTCTACGACAACGCGCTGTTCGAGCGGGGCCGCGGGCGCCTGGTGGTCTACCGGCCGACTCCAGAGCCGCCCACTCGTGGGCGCGTACACCCGGTGACCCTGCCGGCCGTCGAGCTCGTCGTCACGATCCACGAGGGCGAGCACGACAGCGTGGAGGTCACCTACGGGCAGCTCGGCACGTGGGTGGCGAGCAACGCCCTGACGGTGGACGGTCCGGTGCGCGAGCGCTACCTGGTGGGACCGCGGGACACCCCTGACCCGGCCGCCTGGCGTACCGAGATCGGGTGGCCGGTGTTCCGGGTCGGCTCCTCGGGCCACTCGTGA
- a CDS encoding DNA polymerase IV, translating to MASASPAHAAVPWVLHVDMDQFIAAVEILRHPELAGVPLVVGGRGDPTERAVVSTASYEAREFGVRSGMPLKVAVRRCPEAVFLPVDAPAYEAASARVMETLRGMPGAVVEVLGWDEAFVGVTTSDPVAYAQSIRAAVLEATDLHCSVGVGDTKVRAKIATDFGKPRGVYVLTRDNWFEVMGDRPTIALWGVGSKISQRLASHGYQTVRDLASADEATLVAEFGPSMGPHYGRLGRGVSSATVDDTPWIARAHGRETTYQTNLVEPDEVAEAIRSLAGQVVEDLRREGRACQRVFLKVRFAPFFTTNRVRKLGEPTFDPQVIATTALDLLTGLADDRPIRLLGVRAEMVPPEGGYVDPRTSGRGGPSARSAGTGGGTEDVTP from the coding sequence ATGGCTTCCGCGAGCCCCGCCCATGCCGCTGTGCCGTGGGTGCTGCACGTCGACATGGACCAGTTCATCGCCGCCGTCGAGATCCTGCGCCACCCCGAGCTGGCCGGGGTGCCGCTGGTGGTGGGTGGACGCGGCGACCCGACCGAGCGCGCGGTGGTGTCGACCGCGTCCTACGAGGCGCGCGAGTTCGGGGTCCGGTCCGGTATGCCGCTCAAGGTCGCCGTGCGCCGGTGCCCCGAGGCGGTGTTCCTCCCGGTCGACGCGCCCGCCTACGAAGCGGCCTCCGCGCGGGTCATGGAGACCCTGCGAGGTATGCCGGGTGCGGTCGTCGAGGTGCTCGGGTGGGACGAGGCGTTCGTGGGGGTGACGACGTCCGATCCGGTGGCCTACGCGCAGTCGATTCGGGCGGCGGTCCTCGAGGCGACCGACCTGCACTGCTCCGTCGGGGTCGGCGACACCAAGGTGCGGGCCAAGATCGCCACCGACTTCGGCAAGCCGCGCGGGGTCTACGTGCTCACCCGCGACAACTGGTTCGAGGTGATGGGCGACCGGCCGACGATCGCGTTGTGGGGAGTCGGGTCGAAGATCTCGCAGCGGCTGGCCTCGCACGGCTACCAGACGGTCCGCGACCTGGCGTCCGCCGACGAAGCCACGCTGGTGGCGGAGTTCGGCCCGTCGATGGGTCCGCACTACGGCCGGCTCGGGCGCGGGGTCAGCTCCGCGACGGTCGACGACACGCCATGGATCGCGCGGGCGCACGGCCGCGAGACGACCTACCAGACCAACCTCGTCGAGCCCGACGAGGTGGCCGAGGCGATCCGGTCGCTCGCGGGCCAGGTGGTGGAGGACCTCCGCCGTGAGGGGCGGGCCTGCCAGCGGGTCTTCCTCAAGGTGCGGTTCGCGCCGTTCTTCACCACCAACCGGGTGCGCAAGCTGGGTGAGCCGACCTTCGACCCCCAGGTGATCGCGACGACCGCGCTCGACCTGCTCACCGGGCTCGCCGACGACCGGCCGATCCGGCTGCTCGGGGTCCGGGCCGAGATGGTGCCACCCGAAGGCGGGTACGTGGACCCCCGCACCAGCGGTCGGGGTGGCCCGAGCGCGCGGTCGGCCGGCACCGGTGGCGGCACCGAGGACGTCACCCCGTAG
- a CDS encoding LuxR C-terminal-related transcriptional regulator — protein sequence MNTPEKKPVEVVLVDDHRMFRSGVRAELGGAVSIVGEAPDVDTAIAVIRDVRPPVVLLDVHLPGGNGNGGIDVIHGCKGLETADGQPVRFLALSVSDAAEDVIAVIRAGARGYVTKTISATDLTRAIQRVADGDAVFSPRLAGFVLDAFGAAAGEVAQVDEELDRLSAREREVMRLIARGYQYKEVAKELFISVKTVETHVSSVLRKLQLSSRHELTAWAMGRRLL from the coding sequence GTGAACACGCCTGAGAAGAAGCCCGTCGAAGTCGTGCTCGTCGATGACCACCGGATGTTCCGGTCGGGCGTGCGGGCCGAGCTCGGGGGAGCGGTGTCGATCGTGGGGGAGGCCCCCGACGTCGACACGGCGATCGCCGTGATCCGCGACGTCAGGCCGCCGGTCGTCCTGCTCGACGTCCACCTGCCGGGGGGCAACGGCAACGGTGGCATCGACGTGATCCACGGCTGCAAGGGCCTGGAGACCGCGGACGGCCAGCCGGTCCGGTTCCTGGCGCTCTCGGTCTCCGACGCGGCCGAGGACGTCATCGCCGTGATCCGGGCCGGCGCCCGGGGCTACGTCACCAAGACGATCAGCGCCACCGACCTGACCCGCGCGATCCAGCGGGTGGCCGACGGCGACGCCGTGTTCTCGCCACGACTGGCCGGGTTCGTGCTCGACGCGTTCGGGGCGGCCGCGGGCGAGGTCGCGCAGGTCGACGAGGAGCTCGACCGGCTCTCGGCCCGGGAGCGCGAGGTGATGCGACTGATCGCCCGCGGCTACCAGTACAAGGAGGTCGCCAAGGAGCTGTTCATCTCGGTCAAGACCGTCGAGACCCACGTCTCGTCGGTGCTGCGCAAGCTGCAGCTGTCGTCGCGGCACGAGCTGACCGCCTGGGCGATGGGCCGCCGCCTCCTCTGA
- a CDS encoding ATP-binding protein, with translation MPTPYERPVPPAEARAAERRAARPQLTRPAEGKVIAGVAIGLARHLRWPVRWIRLAFVLLSIPTGAGLVAYIFLWALTPQSRGGVVGAGRRAVDPADADALATAGGAPEPVTAPAERDATRVLLVGGLLLGIGLIVVAQNAGLNARLGILVPLLVVAAGAVLAWSQLDDSQRGRWLGSETGTRRFSVARLAFGGILALTGLVIMATRGRSLAAIWDIGAAVLAVLAGVALIAAPWALRLWSDLRHEQAERARATERADIAAHLHDSVLQTLALIQRKAGDPGAVTQLARAQERELRSWLYAGPADSDATLATAVVEAAHEVEDLHGTPIEVVSTGDRPLDDGGQALVRAVRESLLNAVRHGAPPVSVYLEVGPQGVEAFVRDHGPGFELGDIPEDRLGVKQSILGRMERHGGTARVRRLENGTEVSLGLPPDLRPPQPAADPDPSATAPPAQPAPEETREHA, from the coding sequence ATGCCGACTCCCTACGAGCGGCCCGTCCCCCCAGCGGAGGCGAGGGCCGCAGAACGCCGCGCCGCGCGTCCGCAGCTCACCCGCCCCGCCGAGGGCAAGGTGATCGCGGGGGTCGCCATCGGCCTCGCCCGCCACCTGCGTTGGCCGGTCCGCTGGATCCGGTTGGCCTTCGTGCTGCTGTCGATCCCGACCGGTGCCGGCCTGGTCGCCTACATCTTCCTCTGGGCGCTGACGCCCCAGTCGCGCGGCGGGGTGGTCGGTGCGGGTCGCCGCGCGGTCGACCCCGCGGACGCGGACGCCCTCGCCACGGCTGGTGGTGCACCCGAACCGGTGACCGCACCGGCCGAGCGCGACGCGACACGGGTGCTGCTCGTGGGTGGGCTGCTGTTGGGCATCGGCCTCATCGTCGTGGCGCAGAATGCCGGGCTCAACGCGCGCCTCGGCATCCTGGTTCCGCTGCTCGTGGTCGCCGCCGGAGCCGTGCTCGCGTGGTCCCAGCTCGACGACTCGCAGCGTGGTCGCTGGCTCGGGTCCGAGACCGGCACCCGGCGTTTCAGTGTCGCGAGGCTCGCCTTCGGCGGGATCCTGGCGCTCACCGGGCTGGTCATCATGGCCACCCGCGGGCGCTCGCTCGCCGCGATCTGGGACATCGGTGCCGCGGTGCTCGCGGTGCTCGCGGGCGTCGCACTGATCGCGGCGCCCTGGGCGCTGCGCCTGTGGTCCGACCTGCGGCACGAGCAGGCCGAGCGGGCCCGCGCCACGGAGCGCGCCGACATCGCCGCGCACCTGCACGACTCGGTCCTGCAGACCCTGGCCCTGATCCAGCGCAAGGCCGGCGACCCCGGCGCCGTCACCCAGCTGGCCCGGGCCCAGGAGCGCGAGCTGCGCTCGTGGCTGTATGCCGGTCCGGCCGACTCCGACGCCACCCTCGCCACCGCGGTGGTCGAGGCCGCGCACGAGGTGGAGGACCTGCACGGCACCCCGATCGAGGTGGTCTCCACCGGCGACCGGCCGCTCGACGACGGGGGCCAGGCCCTGGTCCGGGCGGTGCGCGAGTCGCTGCTCAACGCGGTGCGCCACGGCGCGCCCCCGGTGTCGGTCTACCTCGAGGTGGGCCCGCAGGGGGTCGAGGCATTCGTGCGTGACCACGGTCCCGGGTTCGAGCTGGGCGACATCCCCGAGGACCGCCTGGGCGTGAAGCAGTCGATCCTCGGCCGGATGGAGCGGCACGGTGGCACTGCCCGGGTGCGTCGGCTCGAGAACGGCACCGAGGTCAGCCTCGGCCTGCCGCCCGACCTGCGCCCGCCCCAGCCCGCGGCCGACCCCGACCCGTCAGCGACTGCCCCGCCCGCCCAGCCCGCCCCCGAGGAGACCCGTGAACACGCCTGA
- a CDS encoding PspC domain-containing protein: MTQNPGPTAGPTNQTRPGSQPGHTNGLDRFFGWIRSVDLRRDGDDKWLAGVCSGIAQRLGVDPIVIRAVLVLLVVLGGVGITVYLIAWAFLPNNREEIIAEKALRDGDVLGIILLVVIGLSLAGGTGLAGDNWGIGWVWWVLVPVGLVVWLVTRNRGHKPPGQPAYGPPPASYTPPSAPYAAPYAGPSAWSAAPATYAAAPGTPTAASSPTVTSPVPESTDSPTQETPTVSTTTYAPGAPAPVATPPGGVYGPPPAPVAPRPRPPKPPRAPRRRSGGFVATLLVGGLALAAYGATLSLHDANNWAGSDETVALAAALGVLGLGTLVLGLLGRRAGFTGFLAVVLALVTWTASVVPDVTFGGGIGERTWRPSATDTSERYRLSIGSAELDLASTPDNPGTAREIEARVGIGELRIYIPDNLTVEVRSSVGAGDISRMGSPDLGPIAPPGVDGDGDPVQLDGHDGRNISTVETFGTGTPDVVIDAHVGLGQILIGKG, translated from the coding sequence ATGACGCAGAACCCTGGGCCGACCGCAGGCCCGACCAACCAGACCCGCCCCGGGAGCCAGCCGGGCCACACCAATGGGCTCGACCGCTTCTTCGGCTGGATCCGCTCCGTGGACCTGCGCCGGGACGGCGACGACAAGTGGCTCGCCGGCGTGTGCTCCGGCATCGCCCAGCGCCTCGGCGTCGACCCGATCGTGATCCGCGCGGTCCTGGTGCTGTTGGTCGTCCTCGGAGGTGTCGGCATCACCGTCTACCTCATCGCGTGGGCGTTCCTGCCCAACAACCGCGAGGAGATCATCGCCGAGAAGGCGCTGCGCGACGGTGACGTGCTCGGCATCATCCTGCTGGTCGTCATCGGCCTCTCGCTCGCGGGCGGCACCGGCCTCGCCGGTGACAACTGGGGCATCGGCTGGGTCTGGTGGGTGCTCGTCCCCGTGGGTCTGGTGGTGTGGCTCGTGACGCGCAACCGTGGTCACAAGCCCCCTGGCCAGCCCGCCTACGGCCCTCCCCCGGCGTCCTACACGCCACCGTCCGCGCCCTATGCCGCGCCCTATGCCGGGCCGTCCGCTTGGTCCGCCGCACCGGCGACGTATGCCGCCGCGCCCGGCACGCCCACAGCAGCCAGCTCGCCCACCGTGACGAGCCCCGTACCCGAGTCGACCGACTCCCCGACGCAGGAGACGCCCACCGTGTCCACCACCACCTACGCCCCCGGAGCCCCGGCTCCCGTGGCCACCCCGCCCGGCGGGGTCTACGGCCCGCCGCCCGCCCCGGTCGCCCCGCGACCGCGTCCCCCGAAGCCGCCACGGGCACCGCGCCGCCGCAGTGGCGGATTCGTGGCCACCCTGCTCGTGGGCGGTCTGGCCCTCGCCGCCTACGGCGCGACGCTCTCCCTCCACGACGCGAACAATTGGGCGGGCAGCGACGAGACGGTCGCCCTCGCAGCGGCCCTCGGGGTCCTCGGCCTCGGCACCCTCGTCCTCGGCCTCCTGGGCCGTCGCGCCGGGTTCACCGGGTTCCTGGCGGTCGTGCTGGCCCTGGTCACCTGGACCGCGTCGGTCGTGCCGGACGTGACGTTCGGTGGTGGCATCGGTGAGCGCACCTGGCGTCCGTCGGCCACCGACACGTCGGAGCGCTACCGGCTCAGCATCGGATCGGCCGAGCTCGACCTCGCCAGCACCCCCGACAACCCGGGCACTGCTCGTGAGATCGAGGCCCGGGTGGGCATCGGCGAGCTGCGGATCTACATCCCCGACAACCTCACCGTCGAGGTGCGCAGCTCGGTCGGCGCCGGCGACATCTCCCGGATGGGCTCCCCCGACCTCGGGCCGATCGCCCCTCCCGGGGTGGACGGCGACGGCGACCCGGTCCAGCTCGACGGCCATGACGGTCGCAACATCAGCACCGTCGAGACCTTCGGCACCGGCACACCGGATGTCGTGATCGACGCCCACGTCGGCCTCGGCCAGATCCTGATCGGCAAGGGGTGA
- a CDS encoding NUDIX hydrolase gives MTEPVASQGDPIIVRADAAPGRPVVEFVLAHGDDPVRELARLGWSRPHLDDARRQADGALVLHYTVAPSSAVVPAASAVPTDPGLVLAPGEEASPYQRTAAYGVVTSSRGVLLTELSELTSAPGRWTLPGGGLDPGEEPVAGLHREVWEESGQQIESVRLLEAQTSHWIGRAPSGRLEDFHAVRIVYAARCPAPSDPVVHDVGGSTASVRWVPRDQLDRVHLSRSFAPHMRRWLAAH, from the coding sequence GTGACCGAACCCGTTGCGTCGCAAGGAGATCCGATCATCGTCCGCGCCGACGCCGCGCCGGGGCGCCCGGTGGTCGAGTTCGTCCTCGCCCATGGCGACGACCCGGTGCGGGAGCTGGCCCGGCTCGGCTGGTCACGCCCGCACCTCGACGACGCACGCCGACAGGCCGACGGTGCCCTGGTCCTGCACTACACGGTGGCCCCGTCGTCCGCCGTGGTGCCGGCGGCCTCGGCGGTCCCCACGGACCCCGGACTGGTGCTCGCACCCGGGGAGGAGGCGAGCCCCTACCAGCGCACCGCGGCATACGGCGTCGTCACGAGCTCGCGGGGAGTGCTGCTCACCGAGCTGTCGGAGCTGACCTCCGCACCCGGGCGTTGGACCCTCCCGGGGGGTGGGCTGGATCCCGGCGAGGAACCGGTGGCCGGGCTGCACCGCGAGGTGTGGGAGGAGAGCGGTCAGCAGATCGAGTCGGTCCGACTCCTGGAGGCGCAGACCTCGCACTGGATCGGGCGGGCGCCCAGCGGCCGGCTGGAGGACTTCCACGCCGTGCGCATCGTGTATGCCGCCCGCTGCCCGGCGCCCTCGGACCCTGTGGTGCACGACGTCGGCGGATCGACCGCCAGTGTCCGGTGGGTGCCGCGCGACCAGCTCGACCGCGTGCACCTGAGCCGCTCCTTCGCCCCCCACATGCGCCGCTGGCTCGCCGCCCACTGA